A genomic window from Myotis daubentonii chromosome 4, mMyoDau2.1, whole genome shotgun sequence includes:
- the PAGR1 gene encoding PAXIP1-associated glutamate-rich protein 1, protein MSLVRGHGDIVATTAAPLSEEGEVTSGLQALAVGDTAGPSAAAGRAEEEGEGGREEAEREGSGVEELPGEAPGAEGEERAQADAEDWCVPCSDEEVELPADGQSWRPPPSEIQRLYELLAAQGTLELQAEILPRRPPTPEAQSEEERSDEEPEAQEEKEEKPHVPTEFDFDDEPMTPKDSLIDRRRTPGSSARSQKREARLDKVLSDMKRHKKLEEQILRTGRDLFSLDSGDPSPTSPPLRSSGSSLFPRQRKY, encoded by the exons ATGTCCCTTGTCCGGGGCCATGGAGACATTGTGGCCACCACGGCGGCGCCTCTGTCCGAAGAAGGGGAGGTGACCTCCGGCCTCCAGGCTCTGGCCGTGGGAGACACCGCAGGCCCTTCGGCTGCGGCCGGTAGAGCcgaggaagagggggaaggaggcCGGGAGGAGGCCGAGCGCGAGGGGTCTGGGGTCGAGGAGCTGCCGGGAGAAGCCCCGGGCGCCGAGGGGGAGGAGCGTGCCCAGGCCGACGCCGAGGACTGGTGCGTGCCCTGCAGCGATGAGGAGGTGGAGCTGCCCGCCGATGGGCAGTCCTGGCGGCCGCCCCCCTCCGAAATCCAGCGGCTCTATGAACTGCTGGCCGCCCAGGGCACCCTGGAGCTGCAGGCGGAGATCCTGCCCCGCCGGCCGCCCACTCCCGAGGCTCAGAGTGAAGAGGAGAGATCCGACGAGGAGCCCGAGGCccaagaggagaaagaggaaaa GCCGCACGTGCCCACAGAATTTGACTTCGATGATGAGCCGATGACACCCAAGGACTCCCTGATTGACCGGAGACGCACTCCAG GAAGCTCAGCCCGGAGCCAGAAACGGGAAGCCCGCCTGGACAAAGTCCTCTCAGACATGAAGCGACACAAGAAGCTGGAGGAGCAGATCCTTCGTACTGGCAGGGACCTGTTCAGCCTGGACTCAGGGgaccccagccccaccagccccCCACTGCGGTCCTCAGGGAGTAGTCTCTTCCCCCGGCAGCGGAAATACTGA
- the MVP gene encoding major vault protein: protein MATEESIIRIPPYHYIHVLDQNSNVSRVEVGPKTYIRQDNERVLFAPLCMVTVPPRHYCTVANPVSRDAQGSVLFNVTGQVRLRHADLEIRLAQDPFPLYPGEVLEKDITPLQVVLPNTALHLKALLDFEDENGDKVVAGDEWLFEGPGTYIPQKEVEVVEIIQATIIRQNQALRLRARKECRDRDGKERVTGEEWLVRSVGAYLPAVFEEVLDLVDAVILTEKTALHLRALQNFRDSRGVARRTGEEWLVTVQDTEAHVPDVYEEVLGVVPITTLGPRNYCVILDPVGPDGKNQLGQKLVVKGEKSFFLQPGERLERGIQDVYVLSEQQGLLLRALQPLEEGEGEEKVSHKAGDHWLIRGPLEYVPSAMVEVVEERQAIPLDQNEGIYVQDIKTGRVRAVIGSTYMLTEDEVLWEKELPPGVEELLNKGQDPLADRGKEATKALPSAPRNKTRVVSYRVPHNAAVQVYDYREKRARVVFGPELVSLGPEEQFTVLSLSAGRPKRPHARRALCLLLGPDFFTDVITIETADHARLQLQLAYNWHFELSDRKDPQEAAKLFSVPDFVGDACKAIASRVRGAVASVTFDDFHKNSARIIRTAVFGFETLEPKGTDAETLLQPRDRAVFPQNGLVISSVDVQSVEPVDQRTRDALQRSVQLAIEITTNSQEAAAKHEAQRLEQEARGRLERQKILDQSEAEKARRELLELEALSTAVESTGTAKAEAESRAEAARIEGHGSVLQAKLKAEALAIETEAELQRVKKVRELELAYARSQLELEVSKAQQLAEVEVKKFKQMTEALGPSTIRDLATAGPEMQVKLLQSLGLKSTLITDGSTPINLFSTALGLLGLGSEAQPSAKKAAGGPGPEEHLLLHSSQVLGSKDTVP, encoded by the exons ATGGCAACTGAAGAGTCCATCATCCGCATCCCCCCTTACCACTACATCCATGTGCTGGACCAGAACAGCAACGTGTCCCGTGTGGAGGTTGGGCCAAAGACTTACATCCGGCAGGACAACGAGAG GGTCCTGTTCGCCCCCCTGTGCATGGTGACCGTCCCCCCACGCCACTACTGCACAGTGGCCAACCCCGTGTCCCGGGACGCGCAGGGCTCGGTGCTGTTCAATGTCACGGGGCAAGTACGGCTCCGCCACGCTGACCTGGAGATCCGGCTGGCCCAGGATCCCTTCCCCCTGTACCCAGGGGAGGTTCTGGAAAAG GACATCACCCCGCTGCAGGTGGTGCTGCCCAACACGGCGCTCCATCTCAAGGCGTTGCTGGATTTTGAGGATGAGAATGGAGACAAGGTAGTCGCAGGAGACGAGTGGCTATTTGAAGGACCTG GCACATACATCCCGCAGAAGGAGGTGGAGGTCGTAGAGATCATACAGGCCACGATCATCAGGCAGAACCAGGCCCTGCGGCTGAGGGCCCGCAAAGAGTGCCGGGACCGGGACGGCAAGGAGAGGGTGACCG GAGAGGAATGGCTGGTCCGCTCGGTGGGTGCGTACCTCCCCGCAGTGTTCGAGGAGGTCCTGGACTTGGTGGACGCCGTGATCCTCACAGAAAAG ACAGCGCTGCACCTCCGGGCTCTGCAGAACTTCCGTGACTCAAGGGGAGTGGCCCGCCGCACTGGGGAGGAGTGGCTGGTGACGGTGCAGGACACGGAGGCCCACGTGCCCGATGTCTACGAGGAGGTGCTGGGGGTCGTGCCTATCACCACCTTGGGCCCCCGCAACTACTGTGTGATTCTCGACCCAGTTGGACCGGATGGCAAGAACCAGCTGGGGCAAAAGCTTGTGGTCAAG GGAGAGAAGTCCTTTTTCCTCCAGCCGGGGGAGAGGCTGGAGCGAGGGATCCAGGATGTGTACGTGCTGTCGGAGCAGCAGGGGCTGCTGCTGagggccctgcagcccctggaggagggggaaggtgAGGAGAAGGTCTCGCACAAGGCTGGCGACCACTGGCTCATCCGTGGCCCCCTGGAGTACGTGCCGTCTGccatggtggaggtggtggaggagcgCCAGGCCATCCCCCTGGACCAGAACGAGGGCATCTACGTGCAGGACATCAAGACAGGAAGG GTGCGCGCGGTGATCGGAAGCACCTACATGCTGACGGAGGACGAGGTCCTGTGGGAGAAGGAGCTGCCTCCGGGGGTGGAGGAGCTGCTCAACAAGGGGCAGGACCCTCTGGCCGACAGAGGGAAGGAGGCGACCAAGGCGCTGCCCTCGGCTCCCCGGAACAAGACCCGCGTGGTCAGCTACCGCGTCCCGCACAACGCGGCGGTGCAGGTGTACGACTACCGAGAGAAGAGAGCGCG CGTGGTGTTTGGGCCGGAGCTGGTGTCGCTGGGTCCTGAGGAGCAGTTCACAGTGTTGTCCCTCTCGGCCGGGCGGCCCAAGCGCCCCCACGCCCGCCGAGCGCTCTGCCTGCTGCTCGGGCCTGACTTCTTTACAGATGTCATCACCATCGAAACCGCGGACCACGCCCGGCTGCAGCTGCAGCTCGCGTACAACtg GCACTTTGAGCTGAGTGACCGGAAGGACCCCCAGGAGGCGGCTAAGCTCTTCTCCGTGCCTGACTTCGTGGGCGACGCCTGCAAGGCCATAGCGTCCCGGGTGCGGGGGGCCGTGGCCTCGGTCACCTTCGATGACTTCCACAAGAACTCGGCCCGCATCATTCGCACGGCCGTCTTCGGCTTCGAGACTCTGGAGCCCAAGGGGACAGACGCTGAGACTCTGCTCCAGCCCCGGGACCGGGCCGTCTTCCCCCAAAATGGCTTGGTGATCAGCAGCGTGGACGTGCAGTCGGTGGAGCCTGTGGACCAGAGGACCCGAGACGCCCTGCAGCGCAGCGTCCAGCTGGCCATCGAGATCACCACCAactcccaggaggcagctgccaA gcatgaggctcagagactaGAACAAGAAGCCCGCGGCCGGCTTGAGCGCCAGAAGATCTTGGACCAATCAGAAGCCGAGAAAGCGCGCAGGGAACTCTTGGAGCTGGAGGCTCTGAG CACGGCCGTGGAGAGCACTGGGACCGCCAAGGCAGAGGCGGAGTCCCGCGCAGAGGCGGCCCGCATCGAGGGACATGGCTCTGTGCTGCAGGCCAAGCTGAAAGCAGAGGCCTTGGCCATTGAGACG GAGGCTGAGCTCCAGCGGGTAAAGAAAGTACGAGAACTAGAGCTGGCCTATGCCCGGTCCCAGCTGGAGCTGGAGGTGAGCAAGGCCCAGCAGCTGGCCGAGGTGGAGGTGAAGAAGTTCAAGCAGATGACGGAGGCCCTGGGGCCCAGCACCATCAGGGACCTTGCCACTGCAGGGCCAGAGATGCAg GTAAAACTGCTTCAGAGCCTGGGCCTGAAATCGACCCTCATCACTGACGGCTCCACTCCTATCAACCTCTTCAGCACAGCCTTGggtctgctggggctggggtccGAGGCCCAGCCGTCAGCCAAAAAGGCGGCCGGGGGTCCTGGCCCCGAAGAACACTTGCTTCTGCATTCCTCTCAAGTTCTTGGAAGCAAAGACACTGTGCCTTAG